A genomic region of Pelodiscus sinensis isolate JC-2024 chromosome 1, ASM4963464v1, whole genome shotgun sequence contains the following coding sequences:
- the SSBP1 gene encoding single-stranded DNA-binding protein, mitochondrial isoform X2 encodes MILERSLNRIQLLGRVGQDPVMRQVEGKNPVTIFSLATNEMWRSGESEVFQAGDVTQKTTWHRISVFRPGLRDVAYQYVKKGARIYVEGKIDYGEYTDKNNVRRQATTIIADNIIFLSDHVKEKV; translated from the exons ATGATACTTGAAAGGT CCCTGAATCGGATCCAGTTACTTGGTCGAGTAGGACAGGATCCAGTTATGAGGCAAGTGGAGGGGAAAAATCCTGTTACAATTTTTTCTCTTGCAACCAATGAGATGTGGCGATCAGGGGAAAGTGAGGTGTTCCAGGCAG GTGATGTCACCCAGAAGACAACGTGGCACAGGATCTCTGTCTTTAGGCCAGGCCTAAGAGATGTGGCATACCAGTACGTGAAGAAGGG TGCTCGAATCTATGTGGAAGGGAAGATAGACTACGGTGAATATACAGATAAAAACAATGTGAGAAGACAGGCCACAACAATCATAGCAG ATAACATTATTTTTCTGAGTGACCATGTCAAAGAGAAGGTGTGA
- the SSBP1 gene encoding single-stranded DNA-binding protein, mitochondrial isoform X1, with amino-acid sequence MLRRPIIQVLRQFIRQESESATSMILERSLNRIQLLGRVGQDPVMRQVEGKNPVTIFSLATNEMWRSGESEVFQAGDVTQKTTWHRISVFRPGLRDVAYQYVKKGARIYVEGKIDYGEYTDKNNVRRQATTIIADNIIFLSDHVKEKV; translated from the exons GTGCTTCGTCAGTTTATAAGACAGGAGTCTGAATCAGCCACCTCCATGATACTTGAAAGGT CCCTGAATCGGATCCAGTTACTTGGTCGAGTAGGACAGGATCCAGTTATGAGGCAAGTGGAGGGGAAAAATCCTGTTACAATTTTTTCTCTTGCAACCAATGAGATGTGGCGATCAGGGGAAAGTGAGGTGTTCCAGGCAG GTGATGTCACCCAGAAGACAACGTGGCACAGGATCTCTGTCTTTAGGCCAGGCCTAAGAGATGTGGCATACCAGTACGTGAAGAAGGG TGCTCGAATCTATGTGGAAGGGAAGATAGACTACGGTGAATATACAGATAAAAACAATGTGAGAAGACAGGCCACAACAATCATAGCAG ATAACATTATTTTTCTGAGTGACCATGTCAAAGAGAAGGTGTGA